A segment of the Macrobrachium nipponense isolate FS-2020 chromosome 4, ASM1510439v2, whole genome shotgun sequence genome:
CTAAACATGAGAGTAAATCAGATGCGAGTGTACACATTACTCATCCTTCATCACTTCTTAACTCAAATAGAAGCGCAAATCCAAGGTTTTTCTTGGAAAAAGAcaggtacctctctctctctctctctctcttctcttatctgtccctctctcctctctctctcctctctctctctctctcagaaatctgTTTCTGTAGGTAAGATTTAGTGCACTCTCCAgaattctctttttttcatgAGACATCAAAGTAAAAACGTGTTGTATGCATTTTTGTTCAGTATGACTGATGGCCTCTCTGCCCATCCCTCTGTGTCTATAATTTCAGTTTGAAATGATACACTTTGACCCACTCATCATAATAAGTTACTTACTAAAAAAAGACCTTGTGAACCCTGGCACACACAGACATAAAAACTAAGTCCTTGTGCCTTTTTAGTTGCTGTCAACGTAGAGTGTTATATTTGAGATGCAATTTTGCCTAAGCATTTCATCTCGGCACAAAAAAGACGGCAAAGACAGTCAGTGGTGACTCCAGATAACTTCCCAATAACTTGTCACACTTGGAAAAATTTGTCGTTGATGAGTCTGATGTAAACTATCGCTCTAAAAGGAGATAAGTCTGCAGTAACATACTGACCACTGTTATTGCAAGACATTTCACAGAGATCATGTGCTCTGAAAAATaactatttctgtatttttttatgacGTCGACAAAGAAGGAAATTCTTTTAAAGCTCCTGCTGCATGCACAGGAGTTTCATTATTTAGCTTTGCTGAATTAATTTCGAACCGAATTTtcagtctgtctttaaatttgtaaTCTTACCCTCActccaccaaaaaaaaagtgTCCTATATTTTTAGCAAGACTTAATGTACTAACGTACGGTTGCATTAAACATATTTAGTTCGCTTTACTGTTATTTGTTACTCTTTAATTCGATAAAATGTTCAGTTATTGAAATCAGATTAATCGAAGAAAAAAATTCCAGATTTGTGATGGACTGAGCTTTATCTGATTTTTCCAGGGCCAGGAAAGCGCATCACTACAAGCAGTGCAGTCCTGTTTACATCCCAGCAAGAGACAATTGTCCTTTGTTCAAGGAGATGCTCCATGATTCCAGAATGCTTGTCCTTCAATTACGGAGGTGATTTCCATATATGAAATGCTTGCTtgttagattattatataaagatttaagaaaatacttagttttctaattttttatggaAGATCTGTCTGCACTCGTTCCATTTCTTATCCATCAACTCGGTTGTCCTTCTACTTGAAACAAATACAATATCTTGTACACAGTTATCCTCAAAATTTTCTATTTTCCAACGTTATTAATTGTGTTTACTTTCTCTGGGATTTTTTGTAATATAAGTCTTTGGTTATATGTAGGATCTGACTCTTATTCAGGGACCCTTGAGGGATCCTTAGATGGATTGAAACCTTTCAGCTATAAACACATTGTACTTTAGaggcagttcctcgttggatgagtgggttacgtgctcgcctatcgGTTTGGTAGTGCGAGTTCGCTTCACCGCTttgccagcgtggaatcagaggaatttatttctggtgatcagaaaatCACTTCtcagtataatgtggttcggatcccacaataagctgtatgtcccgttcctaagtaaccaattggttcctagccacgtaaaattattTAATCCTTAGGGCCaacccaaggagagctgttaatcagctccgtGGTCTGGTATAAGtaagaaatacttaacttttGTACTTTAAAGGTAAAATTCTTCCCTTTTCAGGTCCCTCTCGTACATGCGAGTTGCTCAACACAACGCCCATTACGTCAGGTCTTTCCTCTACGTCCAGCCAGACTGACTGGGACATTTTCACTTATACAATGCCCAAAAAGGTTAGTATTATTCTCTTTCCGATCTTATCATATTTAATTTTCGACATATATTGTGTAGGAAAAAAACTGGAACCGTTGACTCATGTAAGATTTTTGTACGGACCGCGAATCTGGAGATGACTAGAAAAGTTTTATAGCGATGAAGACAGCAGCAGCCCCATTCTTCTTTGAAGTGGTTATAACCGAAACATGCGCTGCTAATTGCAAGTGATTTGGATCTGCATACCTTCGCTTCCCGGTATAAACAGGCTCTTTACATAACcctcgaaaaaaaaagagaaaaaaaattatttccggtTAAAACAAACGAAATTTATTTATGATACTTTCAGATAATCCGAAATTTGGAAATTCTGTCATATGGACAGTCTCCCTCATGAGGGGTCAAAATGCTGCAGGGCAGATAAGTCATCTCCCAGTTCTTTTTTTTCAAGAGCATGGAAATCttctaacaaaacaaaatatagaataaGATACATGGTCTAGAAAATTTATACCATCAGGGACAAGCGATAATCAAAATGACATTCACCCAACATTCAGTGAGAACAACTGACTGGGGCCATGTTCTGGGGTTCATGGGATAACGGCCAAGAAAAGTTTCAGTCATCTATTTCCAAGATAAGATGTCAAAATACATTATGACTTATTCCCAGGTGTGCAGTTCAAGCCACTGAATAGGCAGGAGACTGTTAGGTACATAACTTATCATGTTGAACTGTGGTTGACTCTGTCAAATGATTAACTGGCTTAGTCCTCGGTCACGCACACTCTCgacaatatggtgttcattcaaacAGTACTCATGAAATGTCTAAAGATAATAATTTGACTGAAACCATTCGATCTTTCGTAATATTTCGTAGCCAATGGTTTGCTCTTGTTTAACGGGTAATTATGAGGCTGTCATATTTCTGTCTCCTCATTGTGTAATACTGAGTTGAGGTTGCTTCGTTTCTGgtccttaaaaaaaatcaagatcttACATTTCTGGACATTAGTTTTTCCTCCTCGAATTGATATACAAATAGAAGTTCTATTGAGATACTAAAGTGCGCATAACATGTCTTGTGTTCAATTAAGTACAGAAAGGTATAATAATTCATGCAAGAAACACACCcgaattgttttatatatctaatCCATGGTTACAATAGAAAAACTAGCATTTTCATAGCTACCTAAAACTTGTCAATAAGAAATGGTTGATGGTTAGAACTTGTCTGTATTTGCCTCTTAGGACAGGGAGAACATCTGAGGGATTTCACATTAAAGATGATCACCTGGAGCTAGTACAGTGGCGACTGGTACAGTGTTTGACATGTTGCATAATCCTTAAGTCTTTATAGCATGAATAAATAATCAAAGGCTTTAAGAAATCATTCTAGAATCGTCAGTTAATTATCAGAAGAAAGAGGCAAATCTaaacatgatttcttttcatctcaGTGTCCTCAAGGCGGTGTTCCAGTAACTTATGACATTCTTCCAAACCAACAAGGACCGACTGTGGAGGGATATACCTGTACTGCAAACGCCTGGATTCTGCAACAGCTTCAGATGGGAAAGACAagtatatactacttatatttatatatattattatatatatatatatatatagtatatatatatatctatactatattattatttttaccatgCAAGATGGACATAAAGAGGCCTTCCTGATTGTTATTGCATTAAACCAACATTCCCACAGTAATAGATGGTTATGATAACATAGAAAGCTATTATGAGAAAAGAATATTCGAACCACTGGTACACTTTGTGCAACTGCACCTATAGGTAATTCTTGATAACAACAACAGCCCATCTCCTACAACTGCGATCCTCACCAGAGCTAATTTAAGTAGGACTATCTCTCATTTCATGTAAATCAGATACCCCACATTTCTTTACAAATTTTTCGTGGATTTATCCAACTGCACAGCATGCAAGCTAGTTAGCTCATtcagtttcataataaaacagTTCTTAAATCTTGAATCTGTAAGCACTATGTAGTTTATTAATAGGACTTTTCTTTCTTTAGGCTGTCACATGGTTTTGTATAATCAAAAGGATTTCGACGGATATGATGCTCCTAACTACCGTGGAATCATGAAACCTTATCATGAAGCATTTAGAAATTGCTTCATCAACAACTGTGTTGGTTTGGTTTGCAATGGAGCCTCCAGTAAGTCTGGAAGAATTTCTTTTTAGTCTGATATGGCAGCGTTGTACATAATATTACCCATAAGTAACATATCTTAAAATCGACATCGTggtttatcatatatttatttgaaagaatCAATACTTTGGTAAATACTAATTTTTCACGTTTAATTAAACCTCCCCCCACCATTATTATCCTTCACTTGCAGCTTTTAACGTGTTATATATTTAGCttctgaatgttattttttttttttactttctttcgaCAGATTTATGCTACCTGAagataaaaacagaagaagaaactgGAACCAGGATGATTTCATACAGCAACAGCTATTTCTGGAAGGCTGTATGCCAGTAAAAGTCATCAAACACGCCACCTTCGCAGAATAAAACTAGCCTGCCAAGCGATGCTGTGGCCTATAAATGCCATTTCTTCAAAGTCAGGAGTAATTCATTACTCATATGTACAGGTGCTCACAGAGTATTCCCAACCATTAGtttataatattaaaacattgaTGAATAACGTACTCAAAGATGACTCTTAATTATATTAAGCGCAGTAATATAAATGAAGCATGTGTATTTGACATTCACATTTTGCAAAAGGCACAGGCTACCTAGAATTCACACTTAAAATCACTCAGAAGGAGAAATGTATTACTGGGGGAACTGCACAACCTTTTACTTGCCTTACTGCTTCTGCTTCTAGTATTTGTAATATGAGCTGGTATCGTACTAACAAAACGAAAATCAGATGAAGAAGAAACTAGCCaaggtattgtttttttttctgctgaacaAATAACCGTTACCAGACCTTTCTTCCTTTACCTGCATGAGTTCAAGTTTTCTATAGAGAAGATAGGAACACAGTATTACTGATCCTAATATTACTTCTGTCACTGCCATCAAATTTTAGAGTTCAGTTCTTATTGTCCAATACAATAAGAATTAAAACGACATTTGTTGTAATGAACAATATTAGCTGAGTTTCTACTCTATATCAGCATATTCCCCAATGAAATAGTTATCAACGATTTCTCATATTCTTCAGTATATACAGTTATAACACCATCTTGGCAGATTTTCAGACATAAGTATAagctaaatttattattttctgctACTTGCCCCTATTTTGGAACAAATAATCATTCttagatatttttcatttcatttgaagttgaaagaaaaaattagacaATATCTTGATAATCG
Coding sequences within it:
- the LOC135211553 gene encoding uncharacterized protein LOC135211553, with the protein product MIPECLSFNYGGPSRTCELLNTTPITSGLSSTSSQTDWDIFTYTMPKKCPQGGVPVTYDILPNQQGPTVEGYTCTANAWILQQLQMGKTSCHMVLYNQKDFDGYDAPNYRGIMKPYHEAFRNCFINNCVGLVCNGASNLCYLKIKTEEETGTRMISYSNSYFWKAVCQ